The Christiangramia flava JLT2011 region TTTTGGAGATCCTGGGTTGCATCGATAACTGCGGAAGGCTGGCCACTTCCTCCACTTCTGTTTGCCGAATAGCTTCAAAATCCCCATCGATCTCATCATCCACCATTCTCAGGTACACAAATTCAGCCGTATGCTCTTTCAGAAAAATCAGTTTTTGCGGCTGAAAAAAATACAGATCGGGAAATTGAAGTCCGTCAAAATTTGCTGATTTCAGGTCTTCTACGTCATTTTTCAGGTCGTAGGAAAGGTAGCCGAAAATCCAGTCGGCCGTAGTTTCCTGGTATTCTTTCAGTTTATCAAAAGCTCCAAAATGGTCGGTTTTGATGGCCGTAAAAGCTTCCACAGCCAAAACCGCTTCATATTCACCGGTATTGGATTCGTAATTATTGCTGTCCAGCCACGCGATCTCCCGGAACTGCCTGCTCCAGGAAAGCAGTTTTTTTTTGAAGATATCGGGTTCCGCGAGCTTAAAACTTTTCGAAGTACGCACCTATTCTGAAATTTGATGCGCAAAGGTAGTAACCACATCCTGTATTCCCATATCCAGCACTTCATTAATTACCTTTCCGTCGTGAAAATTGTCTTTAAACGAAGGAAAACTGAAGCTTTCCAGCACTTCTCCTCCAAAACGGCCAAAAATGCGCTCGGTGTATTCTAGGGATGATTTCGCACCGCGCGCTCCCGGGGATGTACTGATCAGCAAAATTTTTTTATCCTGCAGAAAATCCCGGCGATTTCGTGAAAGCCAGTCTATGGTATTTTTAAAAAATGCGGAGGGGCCGCCATTGTGCTCATTGACCGCCACCACCAGCGCAACTGCACGATCGATCTGTTCCTGCAGTTTCAAAACGTTTTCAGGAATTCCCCGTTTTTCCAGATCCACACTGAAGATGGGCAGGGAAAAATCGGTTAGCCGAATCTGTTCTATATCCAGGTTGTCCATTCTCTTCAGGACATTTTCCAGCAACTGCCTGTTAATGGAAGCGCTGCTATTGGAACCGGCAAAAGCCAGGATCTTTTTCATCTCAATTTTTGTTTAAAAATATCGAAAATTTTAAATCTTTCTGAAAAGTGCCATTTTCAGGCGGTTTTGATCGTATTTTAGAAAAAAAATGAACTTGTGAATATCTACCAGCTTGAGAATGAATTTCTGAAAATTGCCGTGAAGGAAACCGGTGCAGAACTCTGCAGCGTATATAATAGGGAGCATCACCTGGAGCATATCTGGCAGGCCGACCCGCAGATCTGGGGAAGTCACGCACCAAACCTGTTCCCCAATATCGGGATGATGAAAAATGGCAAATATCATTTCCAGGGAAAGACCTACGAGATGCCCAAGCACGGTTTCATCAGGCACAATGAAAACATCCGGCTGAAAGAACGTTCAGAACACCAGCTGGTGTTCGAATTGCTTTATTCCGAAGAAACGCTGGCGGTCTACCCGTTTAAATTCAGTTATCGCATTGCCTATACGCTTCGCGGAAAGAGCCTGGAAGTGAGTCAGCAGGTGATCAACCTGGACACGCAGGAACTGTATTTTTGCCTGGGTGGTCACCCGGCTTTCAATATCTGCCTATTCGAAGGAGAAATGCTGGAGGACTATCGCCTGGAATTTGACCGAAAAATGATGCTGCAGTCGCATATTCTGAGTCCCAACGGATTGGTTTCCGAAGAAACAAAACCCATTCTGAAAAACGAAAAGCAGATCGCTCTGACCAGGGATATTTTTGCTGAAGATGCGCTGATCTTTCGGGAGATCCCTTCTAAAAAAGTAGCAATTTTCAGCAATCAGCATGGGAAAATTCTGGAAATGACCTATCGCGATTTCAAAAATTTGGGAATTTGGGCCAAACCCGGCGCGCCCTATGTTTGCCTGGAACCCTGGTTGGGAGTGGCCGATTTTGAAAACACCAGTCAGCAATTGACCGAGAAAGCAGATATCGAAAAACTGGAAGCAGGCCTGGAAGCCGATTTTTCCTACCAGGTAAACTTCTTTTAACCGCTAAAATGAGCCGGTTTACCGCAAAGATTTGCCAGGAATATGGAGATCATCTTAGCTTCGCTAAAAATCTAAAGACTTGAAAGCAAACCGGAATACCTTCATTTTCGTCCTCACAGGCCTCACGCTTTTATGCATTCCCATCGTCACCTCTCCAGATTTCAGTAAAGGTATTCACATGTTCGATGTGCCGCCTTTCCAGCGAAGTTTTTTAGGCTACGTACTACTACTACTCTATTTTTTCCTGAATTATTTCCTCTTCATCCCGAAATTTTACAGCCAGAAAAAATACGTGATTTTTGGCCTTGTGACGCTTGCCTGTTTCCTGCTGGTGACCTTTTTACCCGACGTACTGATATCGGTTCAGGCACCGCAACCGCCCCAGGTTTTCCGCGAACCCGGAATGAATATGCGGGAACCGGGCTTTCATCCCGGCCCTCAGCCTGGCCTCATCTTTCAGTTTGGGTTAGTCTTTATCCTCTCGCTCCTGCTGCGCATTCAGCACCAGATTTCAGAATTGAAAAATGAAAAGATCAGTGCCGAACTTTCGTACCTTAAAGCCAAGATCAATCCGCATTTTTTGTTCAATACACTGAACAGCCTGTACGCACTCGCGCTCACCCAGAACAAGCAAACGCCCATGGCCATCCTGAAACTTTCCAGTTTGATGCGCTATGTGGTTTCGGAAAGCGAGTCGAAAAAAGTATCGCTGAAAAAGGAACTGACCTATATTGAAGATTATATCGAATTACAGAAACTGCGTTTTTCTGAAAATGTGGAGTTTCATTACGAGGTTTCCGGGGAACCGAATGGCTACGAGATCGCCCCGCTCATCCTGATCAATTATATTGAAAATGCTTTTAAATTTGGCCTGCACACCGATAAGCGCAGCATCATCGAGATCCTGATCCATGTGGAAAATTCCCGCCTTCAGTTGAAAACGCGCAACCGCATAGTCTATAAAAATGGAGATGTTCCCGGCACGGAAGAAGGACTTCAGAATTCCAAAAACCGACTGAATTTGATATATTCCGGGAATTATTCTCTTGAAAGTGGAGAAAAAGACGGTTTTTACCTTGTGAACCTCAATATCAAACTGGATGA contains the following coding sequences:
- a CDS encoding NADPH-dependent FMN reductase, whose amino-acid sequence is MKKILAFAGSNSSASINRQLLENVLKRMDNLDIEQIRLTDFSLPIFSVDLEKRGIPENVLKLQEQIDRAVALVVAVNEHNGGPSAFFKNTIDWLSRNRRDFLQDKKILLISTSPGARGAKSSLEYTERIFGRFGGEVLESFSFPSFKDNFHDGKVINEVLDMGIQDVVTTFAHQISE
- a CDS encoding aldose 1-epimerase family protein, which translates into the protein MNIYQLENEFLKIAVKETGAELCSVYNREHHLEHIWQADPQIWGSHAPNLFPNIGMMKNGKYHFQGKTYEMPKHGFIRHNENIRLKERSEHQLVFELLYSEETLAVYPFKFSYRIAYTLRGKSLEVSQQVINLDTQELYFCLGGHPAFNICLFEGEMLEDYRLEFDRKMMLQSHILSPNGLVSEETKPILKNEKQIALTRDIFAEDALIFREIPSKKVAIFSNQHGKILEMTYRDFKNLGIWAKPGAPYVCLEPWLGVADFENTSQQLTEKADIEKLEAGLEADFSYQVNFF
- a CDS encoding sensor histidine kinase; amino-acid sequence: MKANRNTFIFVLTGLTLLCIPIVTSPDFSKGIHMFDVPPFQRSFLGYVLLLLYFFLNYFLFIPKFYSQKKYVIFGLVTLACFLLVTFLPDVLISVQAPQPPQVFREPGMNMREPGFHPGPQPGLIFQFGLVFILSLLLRIQHQISELKNEKISAELSYLKAKINPHFLFNTLNSLYALALTQNKQTPMAILKLSSLMRYVVSESESKKVSLKKELTYIEDYIELQKLRFSENVEFHYEVSGEPNGYEIAPLILINYIENAFKFGLHTDKRSIIEILIHVENSRLQLKTRNRIVYKNGDVPGTEEGLQNSKNRLNLIYSGNYSLESGEKDGFYLVNLNIKLDD